Proteins co-encoded in one Thamnophis elegans isolate rThaEle1 chromosome 1, rThaEle1.pri, whole genome shotgun sequence genomic window:
- the LOC116510877 gene encoding caspase-10-like, which translates to MGDDNNVAFRQQLLSIDENLGKDDVEDMKFLCSDFISFKKLETVTSARDIFQFLINEDLINKDDTFLIAELLYIIERYDLLQKLRYTKEMVQEKLHKEGKVSGYRQLLYEITQGLTKDDVKTAAFLLRDDLPKKQSIMSASELLTSLEKKGLLQESYLDILEYICEKTAPYLLKKIEMYKEGEVLPQGIKETVPSSVRAFNKPTFGSTSLQDPVLPKNHDVNAVPLPCSLGQKLPQTAGENDTNAEAVMLSQYKMDGQCRGYCLIINNVNFEGFLKERKGSDKDAMELKRVFTWLGFRVEKYDDKTSTEIEEILRFWQSSRDWKDSDCLVCCILSHGKSGEIFGTDERLIPIRTITSYFKANNCPLLAQKPKLFFIQACQGERIQQPAYLQEDSGYAVSFEPDAQSSGYVSSQQLTSTIPDEADFLLGMATVDGYLSFRNIHEGAWYIQALCSKLQLLVPRGEDILSILTAVNEEVSKRADAQCKRKQMPQPAYTLRKKLIFPVPNEPLVPSEQSSDMQ; encoded by the exons ATGGGTGACGACAACAATGTGGCATTTCGCCAGCAGCTACTATCAATTGATGAAAACTTAGGGAAGGACGATGTAGAAGATATGAAATTTCTCTGTTCTGATTTCATCTCGTTCAAGAAGCTGGAAACAGTGACATCAGCCCGGgatattttccaatttctcatCAATGAAGACTTAATTAATAAGGATGATACTTTTCTCATAGCGGAGCTTCTCTACATTATTGAGCGTTACGATCTGCTCCAGAAACTTCGTTATACTAAAGAGATGGTTCAAGAAAAACTGCATAAGGAAGGAAAAGTATCTGGTTATCG ACAGTTGCTGTATGAAATAACACAAGGCCTCACAAAGGATGATGTGAAGACTGCTGCTTTTCTTCTGAGGGATGACCTCCCAAAGAAACAATCCATTATG tcaGCTTCGGAGTTGCTGACTTCCCTGGAGAAGAAAGGCCTTCTACAGGAGTCATACCTGGATATTCTTGAATATATCTGCGAGAAAACAGCACCTTATCTTCTGAAGAAAATAGAGATGTACAAAGAAGGGGAAG TGCTTCCTCAAGGAATCAAAGAAACTGTTCCCTCTTCTGTTCGTGCCTTTAACAAACCAACTTTTGGAAGTACTTCACTGCAG GATCCTGTTCTGCCAAAGAATCACG ATGTCAACGCAGTGCCTTTGCCTTGTTCCTTGGGACAGAAGTTACCACAAACTGCCGGAGAGAATGATACGAATGCTGAAGCCGTG ATGTTATCTCAGTATAAAATGGATGGGCAGTGCAGAGGATATTGTCTTATTATTAACAATGTCAATTTTGAAGGTTTTctcaaagaaaggaaaggatcgGACAAAGACGCCA TGGAGCTGAAACGTGTGTTTACCTGGCTTGGATTCCGAGTGGAAAAGTATGACGACAAGACTTCTACAGAAATTGAAGAAATCTTGAGGTTTTGGCAGTCTTCCAGGGATTGGAAAGACAGTGACTGTTTGGTGTGCTGTATTCTATCTCATGGAAAATCTGGGGAAATTTTTGGGACAGATGAACGTCTGATTCCAATCCGTACCATCACATCATACTTCAAAGCCAACAACTGCCCATTGTTGGCTCAGAAACCCAAGCTCTTCTTCATCCAGGCCTGTCAAGGTGAAAGGATACAGCAACCAGCCTATCTCCAAGAAGACTCCGGCTATGCTGTCTCATTTGAACCAGATGCCCAAAGTTCAGGATATGTGTCTTCCCAACAGCTGACCTCAACTATTCCAGATGAAGCAGATTTCCTGCTTGGCATGGCCACTGTGGATGGATATCTCTCTTTCCGGAATATACATGAAGGGGCATGGTACATTCAGGCTCTTTGCAGTAAGTTGCAGCTCCTGGTGCCAAG aGGTGAAGATATATTATCCATTCTTACAGCAGTCAATGAAGAAGTGAGCAAACGGGCGGATGCTCAGTGCAAAAGGAAACAGATGCCCCAACCAGCTTATACTCTCAGGAAAAAATTGATCTTCCCTGTGCCTAACGAACCTTTGGTACCATCAGAGCAGAGTTCAGACATGCAATaa